A genome region from Polyodon spathula isolate WHYD16114869_AA chromosome 19, ASM1765450v1, whole genome shotgun sequence includes the following:
- the LOC121294379 gene encoding VIP peptides-like — MAFLVSIGQLFVLLTVLFHHTTSLPTFDRSQRHADGLFTSELSKLRGSLSAKNYVKALLGAKRSLSETSGLSTRQLGDIEFTNKYADYLKSKAKLHKITSLLKHMQNIKRSDEKSFQENPEPHISPVTEEINRDENDLCLHWFQQNLLNDSSLNGTDSDEANQLIGQFICHAVNQLVADLYQEDFYLPDNQNRD, encoded by the exons ATGGCATTCCTGGTGAGCATCGGTCAACTATTTGTGTTGCTTACTGTCCTTTTCCATCACACAACATCTCTTCCCACTTTCGACAG GAGCCAAAGGCATGCCGATGGGCTCTTCACAAGTGAGTTAAGTAAACTGCGAGGGTCCTTGTCTGCTAAGAACTACGTCAAAGCACTGCTGGGAGCCAAGCGAAG CTTGTCCGAAACATCTGGTTTGAGCACAAGGCAACTGGGAGACATTGAATTCACCAACAAATATGCTGATTACCTAAAGTCCAAGGCAAAGTTACACAAAATCACCTCCCTACTGAAACACATGCAGAACATTAAAAGAAG TGATGAAAAAAGTTTTCAGGAGAACCCTGAGCCTCACATATCCCCTGTTACAGAAGAAATCAACAGGGATGAAAATGACCTTTGCCTCCACTGGTTCCAGCAGAATCTTCTTAATGACAG CAGTCTTAATGGCACCGATTCAGATGAGGCTAATCAGCTGATTGGCCAGTTTATTTGCCATGCTGTGAACCAACTAGTTGCAGACCTCTACCAAGAAGACTTCTACCTACCAGACAATCAAAACAGGGACTGA